ACTTATTTAATGCGAAGGTTCTTTTGGCCATTTTTGGTTTGCCGTTGATTGCTCATGCTAATAAATGAAGGTGGTTAACTGTCGGTGTTATGACATATATAGCTGTCTGTCATTTGGGAAATGAAATGAATCTACTACATTAGTTTCTGACTAGTTTTAAAGTACTGATTTGAGAGGGTAGCGTAGCCATATGAAACAATTAGAGTACTAGAAGATTAAACGTGATAAGCCACAAACAACATAACTGTCCATAGATGTCAACACGAACAGACAAATGGACATGCTCTCAAAAATGACGACAAGCAGCAACAGCTTCAAGAGGCGGTTCAGTTCTAGAGTTATTCAGTCTCATCTCTAGAATTTTGACTGGATTTGACTAATCAATTTCTTATCCACTTGGAATGCCTTGGCGAGGACGTCGGTTGCAATGTCGGGCATTGACCCGAAAACCGCGTTCGCGATCGTGATTACACCGGGGTTTTGGCTGCCGAAAGCAGCGATGGCGATGGCCTTCGTCTTCCCAATGTTCCTCTGGAAGTGGATGAGCCCCTGGGGGAAGACGAACGCGTCGCCTTTGGAGAGGACCTTCGAGATGAAGCGGTTATCCGGGTTGGAGGTGACGAACCCGACCTCAAGTCTCCCCTCGATGACCGTCAGGAGCTCGGTGGCGCGAGGGTGGGTGTGGGGCGGATTGATGCCCCAGGCAGCATAGTCGATGCGGGCGACCGCGACGCCGAGGGTGTTGAGCCCCGGCAACTGACCCACGGTCACCGGAGTCACTCTCGACCCGACCGCGTTGGACGTGTTGCCCGCCAAGTGAAGCCCGCTAAAGAAGAAGTCGTTGGCTTGAACCGTCTTAGGGTCCTTGCATGCCAAGCCATTCACCAGAACTGCAAGAATGGACAATGCCAAGTCATAATGTAACTATCATCAGTGACGGTTTGAGTTAACTAAGGATGTTGTCTCCATTGAATTGACCAAGGTAATTTGATAATATAATTTAGTAAATTACATGACTAGCCGACACTCCCTTACTCTTGACTTAATGCTGAGACTTTCAAAGGAGCCATTCGAACATACCATCCTCTCGACAAAATCACGGAACGTTTGTGACGATAAATCGACTCCCTCTTGATTTTGCGTCCAAATTAAGAGATCACAATCCTAATATTCTTGGGTAGTTCGATGTGTCGTACGTCAAACATCGGCTTGGCTTTTTACCTGCATTACTCGGGTCGGCCACACAAAAATCCTGAAGGGGACTTTGTTCGGCGGCAATGGCTGCGGCGATCAACAAAACCGCAAGCCCAGCGATGAAACTGCGGCCTGCCATTCCAAAGCAATGCGGTGATGATAGAGAAAATGTTTCTAAAATCTAACGGGAAGATATACCAGGTATGTGAATGCTTAATTCGGTGCCAGTGTGCAGATTTACGATCTTGCATTGCCTTTTTATAGAGAGGTCGATCGAGTCTTCATTATGCAAAGTTTGAGAATGGATAAGAATCGTTTTTAAGAATGCCGTCTCCCGCAAACTGTGAAGTATTCAAGTCCAAAACGCCAGACAGGGAGTTTTAGGTAAGAAGCAcataacaaattttaaaaacaaattgcttaaaaataaagaactttCTATGATTAATAAGTTCAGAACTAGCAATAGTTCAAGAGATAAGGTTTAGGTCAAGAGATAAGGTTTTGTAGTTAGAGGCCGGCTATTGTCGCATGCAATGTAATTATATTACACGTGAAGAATCTAGTATTTTGACCTAGGGAGGACGGTATGACATGACAAATGTGTTAGAGCAATTCGAGATTAAATGAcgattttatatataaaaaaaaacttaagttttggatataattgattTTTCATTATTGAAATTTGCTTACATGGTTGGTCCTAATTTGCATGGCAAGACttttgttttagaaatcaatttttgtaagcaaaagttgatttttctactacttggagagaagtaatttttttttttttacttcttcaattgACACCAAAACTATTTCtcaagtaaaaaagaaaaaggtactccaggagtaaaaaaataaagttgcttAACCAAAGAAATTTATGCCCTAGAAATTgtgttcttgaatgaatttaTGCTCTAGAAGCACTTATGAAACAGAAATTCTACTCGAAAAGTACCCtaaacttctctctctctttttccgaATGGATTGTAGCTTGAATTTCGAATGAATTAATTGTGGTCTCACAAAACCATGGCATTGATCTCAATCTTCCCAGTTTTGAAGATGCCCTATTTATCTCTATTGATCGTGATAAGACTTCGTGTGTCCATGTGCCCGGACAAATTCCCAAAGACCAGCTTGTTAAACTCTTTCCCGATAGTTGGGTAACCAACTATGAAAAACTCCACCGGAACACCAAACCAATCCAATCCTCCGAACCCCAttttaccaaaaagaaagattGTACTGTGATCGTCAAGTTCACCAAGGAAAAGGAAGATTCCTCTTTTGTCTTCCCTTTTTTCCCTACCATTGTGTGTTTTACTCCATGTCCAACTGACCCAATCAATATTGAGTGTCTTGATCCTAAAGAGTTTGTTCAGTCCTTTAATGCGGATGGGCAACCTGTCCATTATTTCAAGGATCCTATAGGATATTGTTTTTGGGACATTGATTGTGCTTGTTCGTCATGTTCccgacaagaagaagaagatgactgACCATCttctaagaagaagaagaaaaatgattcTCTCTACCAGAGATACCTTGATGGTGACCTTACGGTGGGACCACTCGGAAAAAATAGTAGAAGATAGCAATACATGATTGAGTATGGCTCACCCAAGCCTCCTCAAATTACTTCGCTACCACCTCCTTAAAATGCCGATCAAGGTCTTTCCTGGCCATAGAACAACACTTTTGTTCAAAGAATTCCTTTCACTTGAGTTCTTTAGTATTATCGGGTTGGTCGACGAAGACCGGATGAATAAGTTGGATAGCCTCATTAAGGGTCATTGTATGAAACATCATCTAATCTTGTTCTGTTGCTGTTTTCCACCAATCCTTTAAGGCTCTAGTGAATATACTAGTGAAATCAAGCAGTACTTCATAAGTGTTGTGCTCTAAGGTGCCTAGTAGTCAATCGGGCTTGAAATTCTTGGAAAGCAGCACTAAAACAAGATCGGATGATGTTCGTTACAATGACCCTCGATGAGACTATTCAGCTTATTTATCTATTCTTTGTCGGCCAACCCgataatactaaaaaaatcaagCGAAAAGAATTCTTTGAACGAAAGTGTTGTTCTATGGCCAAGAAAGACTTTGATCGGCATTTTAAGGAGATGATCAAGCTCTTTTACCTGCTTAGCGCGAACCCAAATCTTAAACCTATCTTCTTATCTTCTATCACTAAAGAAGTCAACCAAGTTGTTGAGAAAACTTTGCAGGCAAGAAAAATGCCTCTAGCAAAAGCCACACTTGGAGAAATCCAGCAAGAAATTCATATTACACTCGAAGAATTGTACCTCAAAAAAGAACTTTTTAGATGTTATCTCCGAGAAAATCGAGATATTGACTGAGCCTACGCTAAACCCGATCTTAAGATCAAGTGCTCCAAAGATTGTAATGACCCTTCTTGCTCgggtcataagaagaaaaggcaTTTCAAGAAATTCTCTTTTAAAAGGAAGAGGCGTGGTAAAGGCAAATGGAAATTCCTTCGACAAAGAAAGCATTCTTCTCATTCATCTTGAAGGAAAGCCAAATTAGATAGATGCTATATCTTTAATAAGAAAGGACGCTCTGCTAAAGCCTACCATTAAGCAAAGCGTCAAGGCGATTACCTGATCTAGAAGATAGCACAAAGCACGGAGATTTCTCccgatgatgatgatattgagtcaatatttttcattgatgatgAACCATCGCCGGAAACCTTTGTGTCATAAAAGCCAGTTTTTTTGATTTAGATTATCAATCACTAGGCGACATCTTTGCCTTCTTTCCCAACTCTCTCTATGATTCTTTCCATATTTGACATTCTTTTTTCATTCTCCATATATTCATATCCAAATATTCACTTCCAAGTATGATAAATCCATTgaattaatactatgaaaaatcccaaattgatacaaaaGTAACAAACGGTGGATAAAATCTGAAATTGTTACACTCATCAACTACTacgtgtcattcaactcagtaatttaacagtaaaaattaaggaaaaactAACAAAGGTTAAACTTAccacatgtgtatcagtttgagatatTTGGTGTCAACAAATTATTTTGgagtaaaattatcacaagtgtaccaatttggggtatttggtggtcaaaatgctaaatttgtcacgagtatattaattcaatatttttgatagtcaaaaaattagtttatgataaatttgttactaCTGTACTAATTTAAGGTGTTTCCTGGTACTAACCCTTAATCAAAACCATATTGTTCTGCAACACCACCTTTCGTTATTTTCTGTTCGTCCTTTTATATTTCCTCTCTTTTCATTACAAATGCGCGCAAGCTAAATTGTATGAAGCATTTTTATGTGATGACCAGTTCGAACCTTGTTGGTAATCTTTGTTAGTTAACACATCTCAAATCTAAATTACAATTATATACAATTTGCAACTTCGAACCAAGAATTCCGTTCGAAAAGGAATATGAACCACAGATAATTGCATCAGACAGCGAATTactagaccttttttttttgtcagagaatTACTGGACATTAAAACCTCAAGAGAGTTCTTGTAAATTAATATTGTAGACGTAATATTCCTTTAAAACAGGATTTTAATTATTAGttatcaaaatataaatgattttgaagTAATTGTCGGCCAGAAAACTCGAGAACGCGATCCGGATCCCCTAACATAAAGGTAGGAGTGACATTGAGAGATCCGATGAACTGTCCGGATTCATCCACATCACCTTTTGAAAgagtagaaaatttttttttgtaggaaatttcaaaatttttaaaaaaatgatatggaTCAATtcgaataatttattttttatttggacggatCAGATCGATCGTATCATCTGAACATTGAGCACTGTTAGGGGATCTGGTTTAAAAAAGAACGCCTCCTCCGTCAAAAACGGAGCAGAATGAAGCGTGAGCGGAAAAActcaagagagaaaaagaaaactgccGTAACGCGTCGGTTGTTGAAAACTCTCCCGtctttgaccgaaaaaaaaaagaaaagaaaactctcCCCGTCCACTTCGGTTCTCGCACACGCGCGTGCACGCGCCTCCCCAATCATTTCCTCCACGCTTTCCATCCCTCCTTTTGTCCTCACTAGTTGCCCCACTTCCCGAGTAACAACTCCGTGGACAGGATTCACGTGAGCCCAACGAATCTCGACCGGAAGATGGCTGCGTTTACGCACTTGGACGGATGAGATCACGGGTGGGCTCGCGTGGGAATGAAGCACGTTACAATTTCCTTTACCACTCTTCGCCTCCCTCGTTCCGAATTCAAGTCACGAGGAAAAATATCTTCTGAGGAAGacagaagggaaagaaaacagCGCGTTGAATCCCACCACCGCggaaatttccatttttatttattcgtattttcatatatatatatatagtgaacTCCTTTCTACCCTATCATTTATATTCTGAATATACACATATATGTGTGTGTTATcaatatttattacatatttttaGTACATTGGTAATAAATTACATGTAAAGGAATgatagaagggaaaaaaaaaaagaaataaaaaagaagatgggaaaaataagtaaataaagatAAAGCAGAAGAACCAAGGTTTTAAATGAACAAACTCATACTTGAAAACGATTTTTCTAAATCTCGAAAAATGAGGAGCAATCAGATtcctgaaaaacaaaaaaacagggTACCCTCTCAATGTCCTTTTCCTCCGTATCTCTAGTTCATTTGAAGTTTCACAATTTCTTCGTAATTATTTAGTTCATGTCAAAGATCTATGAAAAGTCCACGAAAGCAGCAAGAAAGTCGAAACTCCTTGTCCTCTGTAACTCCGTGGTTCGGTTtggaatttcatgaaaatggcatGAGAATCGAAGCACTATACTCTTTGAAATCACGAGAGATAAATAGTCATGCATCTCTCTCTTACTATATTTGGCTTTTGATACTGATCTACCTCATTGGTATTGTCGTACTTTCTTTACATTTCTTATCATAGTCGAACCCGTAGCTTTGAGCTCCTTTGCAATTTGAAATTCATATCATACAATAATCTTGGATGGATTGATGGAGGTTACCTCGGTTTATGCATTTTTAGTTTCTTtagcaagaaagagagattctTTCGATCACCGTTTGTGCATATTCAAGTTCATTTACACTGATATGTCATTCATATCGGATAATGGACATGATTGGATATCAAGCCTCGTTACATTTGTTGATTATTCTATATTCTATTCGGTACTTCGATGTAATATagcaaaaattttgaattatatattcTATAACATTTAGATCTATCGTGGCTAAAAATCTGGGGGacttctttccttttatgatGTGCATATTACAATCCATGGAGCACGTGAATCGACCATATGCGGCCGCAATACGAAATTTGTGCATCACCAGTCTTCCACTCCCTCCCGATTCCGTTCTAACTAGAGTGGCTCTTGAGATTTAAGAAACTACGAAGTTTCACCTATTTTCTCCTAAGACTCTTATcaaacgacggaaaatattttccaaggcATTTTCGTGTTTTAGCTAAATACCGGAAAATATCgctattttcctagaaaatcactttctgaaaaacattttctagaaaaaattttatttttcgtgaaacaaacggagcctaagtaaATATTCATAATTGGTTTTGTTCCCGAGACCAGATAAGTTTCCATGAAAGTTctaaagtgtttttttttccccggcACCGACCGCTATGAGACATGCTACAACATTCGGATGTTAGATGATGAACGATGCCCTTTGAGTTTGGTCCAAGACCCAAACCCAGTGAATAGTCCATATTTGCTAAAACAAGACCGGGTTGGCTCGATTCGAATCGAACTTTGCACTTGTCCGGTTCACCACTTCGAACTGTGTCGGTCGAAGTCTTTGGTTTTAGCCCCGGGTTTAGACCAATCACGATCTATAGTGGATGGAGCCATTCATGGTTTGGTCAAACTTCGAATCTTTGATTAGACTAAGAGCTTGCCTGGTTAGTAGTTACATGATTAGATTAGTGACTGTTGCGAGTGCCTTCGGACATGGACGGCTATGGGATTAAGTGGGACGGCCAGGGAAACTCTTGAGTGGTTGAAAGGTGGTGGCATGCCCCAATATTCGTGCCCCAAGCACGTCCCTATGGTTGTAGAAGTAACTCGATTTGCAACCACGAAGTTGGTTGATTCGATAATCGATGCTTGCGGGGCTGAAAAATTGGGGCTCAATCCGGCGGCAAAGGAAATTCGAGGTTTGATCCATGATGGAAGAACGAAAATTCCACTAGCAGAGCTCCGCCATGCCTTTGAACATCGCTGGTATTTGGTGTGACGGCGAATGATTGCAATGCCATATAAATGCTAGCCGTCCTCTCATTGGTTGTCGGCTGCCGGAATAACAGTCTATACATAAAAATATGCAACTTGTGATCCATGAAGTATTTTTCTGTGATGACCAGCTTGAATCCTTGTCAGTAATCTTTGTTAATTAGCACATTTCCAATCTAAATTACAATTATATACAGTTCGCGACTCCGAATcgagatttttatttgaaaaggaATATGAATCAAATAATTGCATCCGGCAGCTAATTACTAGACATTAAAACTCAAGAGAGTGATTGTGAATTAATAATATTCCAGACGTAGTATtcttttatgaatttaattattaattataaaaatttttcGATGATTTCAAAAGTAACCGTCGGTCAGAAAACTAGAGAACGCCTCTCTGTCAAAAACGGAGCAGAGTTAAGCATGAATGGGTAGCCAAGAAAAGCGTgaacagaaaagagagaaaaaggaaactgCCGTGACGCGTCAGTTGTCGAACGCTCTCCCCGTCCACTTCGGTCCTCGCACACGCGCCTCTCCCCCATCATTTCCTCCGCACTTTCCCCGTCCCTCCTTTAGCCCTCACTAGTTGTTGCACCACTTTCCGAGCAACAACTCCGTGGGACAGGATTCACGTGAGCGCAACGAATCTCGACCGGGAGATGAGGTGGGTCCCATAAAAGGGTCGACGGATGAGATCGGGGTGGGCTCGCGTGTGAACGAAGCACGGTACAATTTCCTCCCCCACTCTCTTTGCCTCCCTCTTTCCGAATTCAAGTCACGTGGAAAACATCCTCTGAGGAAGACAGAGCTCAAGGAGCGTTGAATCCCAACCCCCACCGTGGAAATTTCCATTCCCCGTTTTCACACCAACTTTCACCGAACCATTTCATCATTTCTCCTCCCACCTCCTTCATCCCCCCTTCACCTCCTTCCtccaaccatctctctctctctctctgtctgcgCGTGTATCAGAGCAGAGGGGGGATCATGCCCCTCCCATGGAAGAAGTCGAGGGTCACCCGCATCTCCCGCCTCGTCGCCGACCTCCAGTCCTCCCCACGCCGCGGCGGCTCCCTCGTCGTCGAGACCGGCTTCCCCACCTCCCTCGTCGACCTCTTCGTCAAGAACCGCGACCGCCTCAGGAAGCCCTCCAGGAGGAAGGGAGAGCCCGAGCTCGAGATCTCCGACCCCGTCCTCACCTCCCCCTTGCCCGCCCACCTCGTCGTCAATCCCGACCCCCTCGACgatccgccgccgccgccctcggGTCCCGAGCCGGCGGCGGAGGGCGCCGAGGCTGCTGCGGGGGCGTGGATTGGGGCGGTTGATGACGAGATCGGCGGGGATTGTGTCGGTGGGTCGGGTAAGAATAGAGTTTTCTCGGCGGTCTTCAAGGTGTTTGTTGTGGTGGTTCTGGCTCTGAGCACCAAAGGGCTTGTGATCGGTGTCACGATGAGCGCTTTCTTGCTTTTGTTTCTTGAGCTCGTGGGCAAGCGCGTCGCATGTTTATTGAGACCCTGTCCCGATGCGAGGATGGGTTTCGCAGGCTCGATCGAAAGGGTTTGTGCTATTTTGCCATCTGTTCGGCCCCAAAAGGGTTTGTTGGTTCAACGGGCGATTAGCGATTTTGATCCTGCAGAGCCGACTCGAGAGACTCTCGGACCGGCCAATTCGAGCTCAAGCTCGGCGGAGGAATTTCGGGTGGTAGAGAATAAGTTTGAGATGGTAGTGGTGCCTGTTGAGAACAATTTGAGTTTGCGGCCGGGCGACGAATCGATTAGCCGCGCCCCTAGATGGAGGCGTGTGTATACAGGGGGAGAGGTGAGGGCTGTGGAGGAGGGTGAGGAGAATGGGCGTGCGGGTTTGGGAGCCGATGCTCGCAAGCAGAACCGGAAAATCAAATCGATGTTCATCAAGAGGATTGTGCCGAAGAAGCTGAGGACGtcgaagaaagggaaaaacaaagagtGCGAGCCCGACCCGGATGCGTCGATGACGGTAGCTAGTTACTTGGGCGACTGGGGTACCGGGGCAGAGGCAGAGGAAGAGAATGCCGAGCAGAGAGAAGATGCAGATAAATCACGCTCGTCGAAGGCCGAAGTTGAAGAACCTCAACAAGCACAATGTGGCAACAAAGAAAGCGACCAGTTGTTGGCAGGTGAAACCAGTTCCACTCCCGCTGCGATTTCGCTGGCTCGCCCTGAATCAGAAACCGGTGCTGAAAACGCGAGGAGCGCAAAGAAGCGGAGATTGGTATTAGCCGTTGTTCTGCTGGTTGTCCTTGCCGGACTTGTCGGCGGACGGTTTCTGGCCTTTGTGCTTACATTTGGATGTGCTACCACGATATCCATTTGGGCGAGCAGACGAAGCTTTTCTTCAGCAAAGGATCGGTCTTGACATACCGATTCATCTTCAATCACTTAAGATGGGTTTGAAGGAAGCCCCTTCCGGCTTGTTCTTCGTCTTGAAGGTCATCGATCACGATGCTTGGCATAAATTGTATTTAGAGATTACGAAAACTAATAGAAAGGTGTACAAGTGCGTCGGTCCAGCATCGGCCCATCGGTCGCATCATCTGTAATTGGAAGTGTAAATTTTATACAGATACAGGCTGCATGAGCATACTCTGAGGTTGATGTCTCTTCTTGTGCGATCAAGCAAGCTTTCTGTCAAGAGTCACATGTGGTTGATCAATCTCTTTGCGAGTTTGAAACAGCAGAGAAGGACACTGGTCCGTACCACTACAATTACTCGTGGCTTCAACACGTACAATTTGATATCCGAGCGGCAGCGGTTTCACTAAAAGAACTGAAGAGAATTTGGCTTACCGCGCTCGAATTCGATTTCACCTATTTGGAAATCGAATTGAGCGAACTCATGCTGCCCACGGTCGTATTGCAATTCCTCAACTGCCTCCTCAGGACCCACTGCAGCAAAAGGAAAGAGTCAAAATCGAAGTTTTCAAGGCAAGATGGGATTGGAGAGGCTGAGGCTACCTCTGCTAAACCGAGGCTAGGAGCAAGATTAGGACCAATGGCCTCTAGCACCAGTTCTTCCTCTGGTGCTcctcaaatcaaagaaaaagatattgaaGGAGATCATGCAAgcttaaatatgaaaaaatgtagaaagaaaatgcaatataAGAGCAACAAGGAAGGAGAGCTAGATTTTTTTCGTGGAAAGGTATTATTTAGAACAACCCACATCGTCACGACATTTCGTTGTCCCGTTCGGGGATTCcagatgaaatcatttttttccttgaaacaaAGGGTACGCGGAGATGCAAGAAATGCCGTCGACCTCTCTCACTGGCTACATGAGTCGTCGGCCTATAAATGTTCAAAAACAAAGTGGAAGGCGAGAATGGACCCTACTGTGTACCTGATGGCATCTGGTGTTTTTCCATCATGTCAACTAATCCATCCTAAATCAATTTCCCAATGGCCACTTTtctcaaatgaaaagaaaaaggtgggGGCTTCGAATTTCTATCTTGGAAAGGAGTGAGGTGGGGACGTGTGAAGGGAAAATCGGGTTTCGCAATTTGCACGAGGTAGCTAACGCACAAAACACTAGTTCATCATACGCGAGTAAAACAAAATGCCCACCCACAAAAAGTTGTGGGGGACCTCCTATGGGTTGGCAGGTCGTGAGTGGTGCAGCGAACCTAGATCGAGAGCAAGAAGGCGGCTCGAAGAGAAGAAGACTCACCTGCAGGAACCCCAATGTTAGTTAGCCTGAAGTTGAATTCATTTACAAAATTAACTGACATGCATATCAGATGAGCATCTCGAGTCTTCCCATCTAAGCTCTAGCTGGTCCCCAACCTGGTCCGAGCATCAGCAACCTCGGCAAGACCCTACAAAGTGAAGGGAAATGGAAATGACAAGTAGAACTTGAAAAGTCACATATGACTCCTCACACGTGTTCCCCTAAGCCGATCAAAGCTCACGGTCAAACACGATATCAGGGTCTGAGCCGTAGATAGGGCTTGACAGGACGCTAAGTCAGGATCACCTCACTCGATAGGTTGGACCACCATATCAAACACTGGACATGCATCCGTCCTTGAGGTCCGTCCGAATGTCACTTAATGGAGCCATCTCATCCATTTGTCACCCGAAGATCACCACTTGACAAGCATTACCCCGATGGCCCGCTACAGGGATAGGCTTTAAATTGTGGTTCAAGCACACAGGTGAAAGGctggtaatttttccatctcCAAAGGctggtaatttttccatctccttagaactctctctctctctctctctctctctctttgaaccAGGTGAAAGGctggtaatttttccatctcCAAAGGctggtaatttttccatctccttagaactctctctctctctctctctctctctctctctctctctctctctctctctctctctctctctctctctctctctctcttaaacaCTAAGGGTGCATATAATAAGCATTCTAtttctgaaattaatttatggctagaatatttctatttctagtttctagataagtttttgagcaaaaaacgtgtttgataatgacataaaataaaatttatgttcctgaAATAGAAGTTTGTTTGATGATAATTAAAaacttctacttctgaaatattattaatacaaaatcttctacgaaaattttatacttcatttttaaatttctttaaaaaataatttttattattagaaaatttcatttactatttaaaaataaaaaattgttatttattttttactccggtggCGGTGGGCAACGGCAGGGGCCGACGATGGTTGCGGGCGTCACGGAGTGTGATAGTGGGCGGTAGAGGTTGGTGGTGGGCGATGGGAGGCGGCGGTCGGCAGCGGAAGGGTTGGCGGTTGGTTGTGGCAGGCGATGAGGCGGACGACGATGACTGCCGGCAACAAGAGGTGGTTGGGGGAGAACAATGGTTGGCGGCAAGGGGTGGTGGATGGCAACGGCCAGCGAGGGGCGACGGAGGTTGGCGGTGGGCGACGGCGAGTGGTGGTTGGCGGGCGTGGCTAATAGTGGCTACGAAGCCGGTGGTTGCCGGGTCGGCGAGGGTGGCGAGTGGCTATCTTCAAAGAAAAGGCGATAGAGAGAGTGCGGTgaggacttgagaaaaaacAAGGGATTTTGGTAGGctatttctcatttctgtttcTAGAACAGAgaagttataatttttaacttgtcatttctttttcaaatatatttacgtaataaaattttgtttcgtaaaagaaaagtaaaattgcattaccaaataaatttttattccaaacttgTTCCAGAAATCATGCGCGTCCTAACTTGAGCGTTGGAGGGCTGATCTAGGAATCCGGACGCCTTGACCCAATTTTCATGGTGTAGCTCAATAGCTATCAATGACTTTGTGCATGGATCTTTGATCATTATACCACGAGAAATAACATACTACATTAATCTTGGGAGGGACCGAGGAAGCCCTACCATCTCTAGCATGCCTCTTCATATATTCGAAGTGTCCCATGTTTAACCAGACATTCTACACTACAGGCACAACATCAGAATTACAGAAACCAACTAAGACAAGCCACTCGAACCAAATattccgaacaaaaaaaaaaaaaccaatgatATGAATTGATACGGACACTGAAAAGCATACAAGGACATCTTCTTAATTAGCCAGAGGCACACAATATTAATAATATGCCAACAACAATTTCTGTCACATTTTGTCCGAGCAAACTAAGCACAACAACGTAACTCGTTCACTAGAATTTAGCTTCAATCTCGTCAACTACGGCCTTATCCACCTGGAAAGCCTTGGCGAGAACATCAGTGGCGATGTTCGGAGTCGACCCGAAGACCGTATCCGGAACGAGAACCACACCCGGGTTCTGGCTGCTGAGGCCGGAGTACGAGAAGGCGTTCCCATAGCCCACGTTCTGTTGGAAGTGAATGAGTCCCTCGGGGAACACGAACACGTCGCCCTTCTGGAGAACCTTGGTGATCAGCTTGTTGTCGGGGTTCG
The sequence above is drawn from the Rhodamnia argentea isolate NSW1041297 chromosome 9, ASM2092103v1, whole genome shotgun sequence genome and encodes:
- the LOC115756672 gene encoding uncharacterized protein LOC115756672, which produces MPLPWKKSRVTRISRLVADLQSSPRRGGSLVVETGFPTSLVDLFVKNRDRLRKPSRRKGEPELEISDPVLTSPLPAHLVVNPDPLDDPPPPPSGPEPAAEGAEAAAGAWIGAVDDEIGGDCVGGSGKNRVFSAVFKVFVVVVLALSTKGLVIGVTMSAFLLLFLELVGKRVACLLRPCPDARMGFAGSIERVCAILPSVRPQKGLLVQRAISDFDPAEPTRETLGPANSSSSSAEEFRVVENKFEMVVVPVENNLSLRPGDESISRAPRWRRVYTGGEVRAVEEGEENGRAGLGADARKQNRKIKSMFIKRIVPKKLRTSKKGKNKECEPDPDASMTVASYLGDWGTGAEAEEENAEQREDADKSRSSKAEVEEPQQAQCGNKESDQLLAGETSSTPAAISLARPESETGAENARSAKKRRLVLAVVLLVVLAGLVGGRFLAFVLTFGCATTISIWASRRSFSSAKDRS
- the LOC115756674 gene encoding putative germin-like protein 2-1, with product MAGRSFIAGLAVLLIAAAIAAEQSPLQDFCVADPSNAVLVNGLACKDPKTVQANDFFFSGLHLAGNTSNAVGSRVTPVTVGQLPGLNTLGVAVARIDYAAWGINPPHTHPRATELLTVIEGRLEVGFVTSNPDNRFISKVLSKGDAFVFPQGLIHFQRNIGKTKAIAIAAFGSQNPGVITIANAVFGSMPDIATDVLAKAFQVDKKLISQIQSKF